CGCGATAGAGACTGTTTTCGGGCAACCAGGACAACGACAACGCCATTCCCAAAGCAGGAAAACCGTTCCCTCGCCCCCACGCGGTCCCCGCGGGATCGAGCGGCGAGTGTTGATGCAAACCATCGTCGCGGAGATTCAATTCCAGCATGAACCGCAGATGCCGGATCGCCATATCAAAGTAGCGTTGCTCGCCCGTCAGGTTTCCCGCCGCGACAAGGATCGGCGTTCCCATGAAGACTGCGTCGCTCATCTCGCTGTGCGTTGGCATCGCGTCGCGCATCTGACCGTCGGCCGTGAAAGCATGTTCGGCTGCCGCACGAACCAGTGCAACATAACGCGGGTCTTGCGTCCGATTCGCCAGTTCGGCGAACAACAAGTGCCCGGCGAAGACGCCACCGTTCGGTTTGTCCCCCAGTGCCGATTTGGCGCCAGCAGCGTACGGTTCCGCGATTCGTTGAACCGCAGCTAACTGTGTCGCATCGCCGGTCCGATCGCCCAATTGCAAGCGACCGATCAGAGCCAACGCCTGCTGATAGTTCACCGAATCGAGCGCGTTGCCGTAGCGTTTGCTTAGAACCGTTGCGACGCCCTTCGCCGATCGCTCGCGTCGCTGCACCAGCTCCACCTGAGCCGACTTCTCGACCGCGGGGATGGTCTGATCTCCCAGCTGATCGATCACATCGAGCAGCGAAATCTCCGGGGTCGCGATGAATTCGACCGCCGCGACCGAGCCGATTCCAGCCACCGAGGAACGTCGCAAGGCATCGGCGAACGAGCCGGTCTGAGGCTGCAAAACCCAGCGGTTCTCCGATCCGGGTTTGACCACCACAACGACGTCCGGAGCGGCTAATCCAATCGATCGCCAGAGATACTGTGTCGCAACGCGCTTGCCAGCGTAGGCCTTGCCATCGATGGGCTGTTGCAATGCCTCTGCGTTTGCATCGGCAATCCCATCGGGCGCGGACACGAGCCAGATCGCCCGATCGCGAAGCCGCAGCCCCGCGGCAAATCCGGCAGCATCCGCTTGATCAAAATAGGAAGGGGCCAACGAGGGAGATGCGATCAACAACACCCGCGAAACATTTGTGCTTGGATCGAGAAACGCTGGGGACTGGACTGATGTTAGCGGCTCTCCATCGACCGCCACGCCATACGCCTTCGCAACCGGAAGCCAGGCCTGCAATCGGTCTTCGCCCATCGCGGACGTCCGACAAACCAACCCCAACAAACCGACGGTGATCAACCGAACGAGAGGCCACGATATTCCTGGCATATAATTTCCCTTTCACGACCGCGATTTGAAGTGTCGCATCCATCGACGATGCAACGAACCGGGACCATTAGAAGGGCTACGAGGCAGCACCGCCAGATGCTGCTGCAGGAACGCTGGTTGTCCGGTGGAGGCGATCGACGCAGGGCTCCACGCTCCCCGCGTTTTTCGTGTTGATCCAATCGCCTGCGGAAGCGCCGCACTCTACAAACGGCACTGGGAGGAATCTACGAAAGGCACGAAAAACGCGGAGGAGTTGGAGAGCGATCGATCGACGCGCAACAAACGAGTCGAAAGGGTAGAAGGTCACGGGCAGCAGACAACGCCTGCGGCCCGAGGTCAAGAATCGCGGATCCGTTTCAGTCGATCAAACTCACTTCATCGATTCGGACTTCGGTTTCCGGCGATGTGGGGCCGTAGACTTTCACTTCGCTACATTCGACGGCGCTGGCGTCCTGCGAGCTGGTCAATTCCACGCGCACCAACGACGCATCGACCGCTTCGTTCAACCGCAACACATGCTCTTGTCCAACGGCTGTCAGGTCGATCGTTCCGACGTCGTAGAACGAACCGCCGCTGTTGGCGACGGAGATCGCAGCACGCGTGGCCCAATTGATCGAATCGCTCGGAGAGTACGGATTCACTGTGATGAACTGGATCTTCGTCGACGCGGCCAAGCGAATCGTCGCGTTTTCAGTCGTCGTGCCGATCGGGCTGGACCAGCTGCGCCCCGGCGAGCCATCGATCAAATGCAACGCGCCCCAATGGTATTCATCGTGGGCATTCGGTTTGGTCGAGACCGAGCCACCGTTTTGCGAGCTGGCAAAATTGGTCAGCTCCATCGGATAGTCGCGTTCGCTTTCGGAGATCTTCCCAACCACTTCGATTCGCCCGCACTCCATCGCATCGCCGCCAAAGTTCTCCAGCAGCGTAATACGCAAGTAGCGTGCTTCGACCAGAGGCTGAAGATCGAATTCGATCCACTGGTCCTGCGGGGCGAGTTCGACCGACAACATCGGCTGAAAATCGGTAAAGCTGTAGGTCGTCGAATACTCAACGCGAACGTTGCGGACCCAATTTTTTGAGTCGGGACCGCCGGCGGGATTGATCCTCAGCTGGCTGATGTCGGCGATCTGATCGTTCTCAAACGCGAGCACCACCGACACCGGATTGCGTCCGGGAACTCGGTAGATGCCGCCATCTCGCAACAAATTTTGCACGCCATGTTGCCGATCGTCCAACTGGCTCGGCGCATCGACGACACGACCACCACGATCGATCGAGGCCAAATTGTAGGGCCGGTTCTTGGCATGTTCCTGCTGGGCCAACAGGTCGGCCAATTGGCGTTCGACGTCTGCCTTCATCGAAGCCAATTCATTGAGCCGCCCCTCCGCATCGCTCAGTTCACGGTCGTACCGCCGCCCCTGTTCGGCAAGTTCCGCTGCCAGTGCGTCGGCGCGATCGTTCGCCGCATCTCGCATCGTCGCGAGGCGTTTCGCATCGTTTTTGGCGTTTTCATTGGCTCGATCCAACTGATCCGTCAACGACTTTTTCATTCGCTCTGCAGCGGCCAATTGATCGGCGGCCTGGCGAGCGGCGCGGTCCGCCGCACGCTGCAACGCAGCCAAATCGTGCGCCGATTTGGCGAGATCGGACGCCAACGCAACTCCCTTCTTTCGCTCGGCATCAAGCAACGCGGCAATCCGATCGCGATCCGCTTCGGCCGCCCGTTGTTTGTCCGCCAGCCTTGCGTTCTGGTCCGCTAAATCCTTTGCGTTTTTCATCGACTCAGCCAACTGTTTGGCGGTATCGGCCGCTTTGTCTCGCAGCGCATCCTTCTGCTTTTCCGCTTCGGCTAGCGCCTTGGCGTGTTCAGCTTGCAGATCCCGCTGTTGCTTCTTGGCGGCATCGAGCGCCGCGGCGGTGGCATCGGCCGCTTTGTTCAAAGCAGCGATTTCTTTCATCCGATCGTCGAGCTTTTCACGGAGCGCGTCCTGCTTTTGGCCAGCATCGGCAAGGGCCTTTTCGTGCTCAGCTTGCAGATCGTCGTGCGTCTTCTTCGCCGATTTGAGCGCCGCCGCAGCAGCATCCGCTGCCTTGTTAAGATCCCCGATCTCCTTCATGCGGTCGGCCAGCGAACGCTCCATATCTTGAAGCTTCTCGTTGGCGAGGTCCTTTTCGCTTGCCATCCGATCGGCCAACGCTTGGGCCTCCTGGCGTTGACGCTCGCGATCGGCAAGCTGTTTGTCCAACTCGGCCGCGCGGGCCCGCTGGGCTGCAAGCTCCGCTTCCTTTTGTTTGGCGAGATCCTTGAGACGTTGTTGGGCTTCGTTGATCTGATCGGTGACCGATTTCAGCGCCCCTTTGAGATCCTCGGGGGAACTTGCACCTTGATACTTCCCCCCCCCCAACCGAGCGATGTTCTCTAGTTGACGGCGTGTGTCATCATCGACATCGAAACCGACGACATGAAATTCGATATTGTGCCGCGCTGCCAAAATTCGAGCTTCCGATGCAGGATCGCCACCACACGTCTCCTTGCCATCGCTGATCAAAACGATTCCGGTGTAGGCGTCCATTTTGCTGTCGAGCACCTCGCCGGCCACCCGCAAGGACTTTGCGATCGGAGTCCAACCGGCGGGTTGTAGCCCCATCACAAACTGTCGCAACTCCGCTTTATCGGGCCCGCTCAACGGCGTCAGAGGACGGCCGATCTTTACCGCTTCGCATTTTTCTTCGACGTTGTGTCCATAGACGATCATCGAAGTCGGCATGCCGATTGGAATCATATCGATCAATTCGGCAACCGTCGTCTTCGCGACTTGCATTTTCGATTGCCCGTTCTGGGCCGGTTCGTTCATGCTGTTGCTGCAATCGAAGATCAGAATGAAGTCGGTGATCACATCCTTCGATCGAACACGATCCTGCTGGAATGCGGCGATCACAGCATCCGACGCCCCCGCTTTGCGAAGCTCTTCGATCTGCTGGAGATCGACGATATAGACGATCGGCGATTCTTCGATCTGCCGAATCAGCGTGGCATCGTCCACGCCCGCTTTGACTTTGTTGAGCAGTTGCTCATAAGAAACAGCTTGTTGTGCATTGGACAAGCTGGGCAAGAGGCACAAAAGCAGGATGACGTGGATGACGATCCGCCAATAGGATCTGGACGAACACATGACGAGGGGACTCCGGGACAAGGTGAACAGAGAGAAGAGAAGTGCAGCGATTTGGTGTCGATACATCAAAGAACATGCTGCCACCACAACACGCGAATTACCGCGTGCTTCCATTGGAAAAAACGAGTGGTGTCGCAACTCTCCCCGCGCCCCATCGATGCCTACAGGGGCGATATCCTCGATAGCCAAGACCGAGTGCACGAGGGCCGATGCCCGTTGATCGAGCTCCTTGCTGCGGAATTCGCCGAAGGCCGCCCAATGCTTTCAAACCACATCGCCAACGTTGCCACCTCTCCGCAACGATACAATTGTTCACATTAAAAAATTTCCAGGCACACGCACAACACGCCAACCAAAGCTTTACCCGATCGACGACAGAACACCCAGCTTCGCATCCACCAACGCAGCGACGTCTTGGACTCTGCCGCAGTTCGAACCATCCACTCCGAAAAACGAAGGTACCGCTGAAACGTATTGCTAACATTCCAACGGTGGAAGCAACTTCCCCAGGAGAGTCTGGTGGGAGGGAACTTGGCGGCCGATTCGCGACAGCGCATCACCGTCGTTCAGCGGAATGGTCGTCGCGAGCGAGAAGGTTGACGCGTGCCAGCCTCGATTCAGCGGTAGAACGCTCGCTCGAGGCGGCTGGGAAAATCAGACGCTAGCGTGTGCCGCGGACTGCATCGAAGAGAATCAAAGAATCACATTCAACCTTTACTTCTTTGCGTCGGCAAGCGAATAGATTTTAAGGTCGTCGACGACAACGTTTCGCTTCACCGATAGACGCAGCATCCTCTTGGTCGGGTGAGCGATCCCGGCGGATGAAAACGAAACGATCTGTTTGCCATCGATCGAAACGCTTAACGTGTCGCCAACGATCGTCGCCACGGCGTGATACCACTTCCCCGTCTCCAGCGCATTGGCGACCCGTTTTGTCTTCGACTTAAGCATCTTCTGCTGATCGGCGGGCAGCGTACCGGATCTGCGTTGCGTGCGAATCTTCAGATCCATCAGGCCAGTTTTTAGATCGGTGATCGCTACCGCTTTCGTCCCGATATCGACTTTGCAAAGGTGGCCAGCCCAAACCTCTTTGAACTTCAGATCGGCAAAGTTTACCCCCAACGAATCCTTATCGTCCTCGAGCATAAACTTCACCTCGACGCGGCCGTCGCGAAACTCAGCCGGCTGAACGACCGAGACGCCATGGTCGGCCGTCTCGTGGATGTAGATATACATCGCCCCATCGCGAAGATCGACCTGTTTGTTGCCACCGGCTCGCGCTTTGCTGTTGGTCTTCCAACCGTTGCCAACCTCATCGGTCTGTTCCTGCGACTCGTTTCTCTGGAAATCGTCTTCGAAGATCAACGTCGCGGTCTCTTCCGCCATCACCGAACCGCTGAACGAAACGCACACCGTGGCACAAAGCGACGCAATCAATGAACGCAGCAACATGAGCAGACTTTCTGTGTTGGGATGAGAGAAACAACGAAACCGGAATCGAGTTTGGATACGTCTGGCTTATCAAGAGCTAACCGATCGACGGACCGCGATGGACCATAAAACTTATCCCGACGACAAAATCAGCCACTCCGATGGATGCAAACCGTCGCCGCGGCCAGCTGCAAAAACGCTGGCTTCACGCACCTCGGAAACGCGGATAATCCCTGACGCAGACGCCAACCACCGCCTATTGGATGAAAACGAACTCGCGCGTGTTCAGCAGCGACCAGATGATATCGCCGTACCCGGGAATCTTGTATTCGACAACGATCTGCTTGGCCAAGCGGCTCTGATCCTCGGTCGGATACCGGCTTAAGATACTCAGAAAAATTGTCTCGATCCGATCGTTTAACGAATCGCGGCTCGTCACCTTGTCGACCAACAGCGACCCCGGTTCCAACATCATGTGCGTCACTGGACCATTGAACATCGTCAACAATTGAGGGACCGTTCCTTCTGTCGAATTGTTACCGATGATGTTTCGATCGCTCTGTCCAAACTGACGCAAAAAATGATCGGCGGGAACCGGTTGCGGCAACTCCGACGCTCGACGCAGCACGATTCGCTTGTATTCCATCATCCGATCGGTCGCCCGTTCCTCGCGGCTGTATTCGATCATCCGGGGGTAGGTCGAAACCAATTGAGCCGCGGTGACGGCGGGGGGCAATGCAATTGCGTCGCAGTAGCTTTCATCGTTGTGTCGGATCAATGAATCGGGATCTTCCAACGTCAACGTCAGCATCGAATCCCACACCTGTTCGGCCGACATCCGTCGCATCACCGGGCCCGTTACCAAATACTCAGCGGTTGGATCCTCGGGGTCGACCGCCGTCGCTTGGCGTTGGTAGATGTGCGTGTTATAGAGCATGCGAAGAAACTCTTTGAGGTCGTAATCGAGTCGCTTCATCTCCGACACCAACAGGTCCATCAACTTGGGAATCGATGGGAAAGTGTCTTCGGTGATGTCATCGACAGGATCGATCAAGCCAACGCCAATCACGCGCTGCCACATCCGATTCGCAATCGTCAACGCAAATCGCGGGTTATCGTTGGCGGTCAACCACGCGGCGAAAGCCTCGCGTCGCGTCGAATTACCGTCCATGCGAGGCATCGATCCGAAGATAACGTTCGGTTCGACCAACTGCTTCGGCTTCGCATCGTCGTAGGCGTAATCGTGTGGGAAGCGCAACTTCGCCTCCGTCTCGATCACCTCCTTGCGATTCAGATTCACCAACCGATTAACTTGGCCAATCAATCGGCGATCCGAACTTTGCGTCGCCTGTTTTTGAGCCATCGTCAATTCGCGATCGTATTTTCGCGTGCGAACTCCCCCTTCGAAGGCCGCCAATTCGTAGAACTCTCGCTGCGTCCAGCGGTCGAACGGATGATCGTGACACTGGGCGCATCCGATCCGCGTTCCCAAGAAGATGCGAATGGTGTTGTTCAGATTGTCCAACGGCATCCCATCGTCGCGCAACTTGTAACCTGCCGCCGGATTCTCCCAGACCTTCCCCTCGGCGGTTAACATCTCCCGAACCATCACGTTCCAGTGCGTGTTGTCTCGCAAAGACTGTTTGATCCACTCCCCGTAGGGACGCAGATAGTTATTGCCGTCGGGCTTGTCGACGATCCGCAAGACGTCGGCCCAGTAGTTGTAATGATGGCTGGCATAGCCGGGTGAGTTCAGCAGTTCGTCGATCAACGCCGACCGTTTGTCGGGTGCCGTTGACTTCAAAAACGCCTCGGCTTGTTCCAGCGTAGGAATCGTGCCGGTGATGTCCAAATAGATCCGACGCAGAAAGACTTCGTCGGAGACCGGCGGATTCGCTCTGGCTCCTTTGGAACGTAGATGTTCGACAACGATTTGATCGATTTGCAAAGCAACGGTTTTCATCCGATGCTTCCGCGCCGGATCGACAGGAGCCACAGTCACCTGGGTACGCGGTGCCTTATCGATTGGCAACACGATCTTTGGCGGTTTGGCTTTCTCCGCGGCAGCTTTCTTACGAGCCGCGTTGAGTGCTTTGGCACGCTGTTTGGCAGTTTGAGCGTTCAAAACCGCCGGTTGCACGAACAACAGGGCGAGCAGAAAAACCGAGAGTAACGAGAAACAGCAGCGTGTGCGATTCATATCGGGTTTCACCAGGCGTCAGAGGAGAGGCTGCCGGAGGAGAGAAGAGCGCTGTGTTTCGCAATCCATTTCGTACAGCCCAGGGGCCCAGTATATAGCGCGGCAACAGAGGGGATGGCCAACGACAAAAAAAATTGTCCCGATGCCACACGCTGGCAACGCCTACAGCCCGCATATTTGACACCCGAAGAGGAGGTTTGAGCCCCCGGTTGCTTCAAACATTCAGGGAGGCATGTATAATCAAAATCCAAACGGTTCCGATTTGCGCACGCCTGCTGCGCAGATGACTCGGATTCGCGTCCGCCGCGCAAACCACCCCTAGATTGAACACTAGGCGGACTTTCTCCCCAAAGCCCCCCACAACGACAAAGGTTACCTATATGAAGTCACTCTCCGCATGGAGCCCTCGGTTCCCATGGCTTATGGCACCCGCACTGCTGGTTGCCAGCATCTGCTCGGGGGTTTCCGGTGACGAACCGACATTGGTCTTCGATGCCGTCGGCAAACAGGTCGGCGAGATCGTTTTGGTCGCTGGGGACGAGGAGTATCGCAGCGAAGAATCGATGCCGATGTTGGGGAAGATCTTGAGCCAAAAGCATGGCTTCAAGTGCACCGTCGTCTTCTCGTTGTCCGACGACGGCAGCTACATCGATCCCAATAATTCTGCTGGCCTAACCGGACTGGCGGCACTCGATACCGCCGACCTGATGATTATCGGTACCCGCTTTCGCGCGCCGCGTCCGGAAGAAGCCGCCCACCTGACCGCGTTCATGAACGCCGGCAAGCCTGTGATCGGCATCCGCACCGCCACGCATGCCTTCAACGGCAAAGGGAGCTTCGGCGACAAGATCAGCTTTGCCGAATGGGGACGCAAGATCCTTGGCGAACAGTGGGTTAGCCACCACGGCAAACACAAATCGCAAGGCGCCCGCGGCGTGCCCGAAGCGTCGTCCGCCGATCACCCAATCCTGAATTCGGTCGAAGAGATCTTCGCTCCCAGCGATGTCTATGGAGTCATTCACCTGACCGACGCCGACCAAATTCTGATGCGTGGCGCCGTGACCGAATCGCTCGATCCCAAATCGCCTAATGTTGAGGGAGAGAAGAACGATCCAATGCAACCGTTTGCCTGGTTGCACACCTACGAAGGTCCTAATGGAACCGAAGGTAAATCGTTCTGCACCACCGCCGGCGCAGCAGTCGATCTGGTCGATGAAGATCTCCGCCGGATGCTTGTCAACGCGGCGTATTTCCTGACCGGAAACGAAGTCCCTAAACAAGCCGACGTGGCGTACGTCGATCCTTTCTATCCCAGTTTCTACGGATTCATTCGCGAGAAGGATTACTGGAAGAACGCCGACCTGCAACCGAGTGATTTTGCGCTCGGCAAATCGCCAGCGATGCCCGATCCCAAGGGCAGTCCCGCTTGGGATTTCCGTCCGACCAAGCCCGTCGCCGCCGCGGCTGACAATGCCGGATCGCTCCCACTGAAGAAGGGGCAACGGATCGCCGTGGTCGGCAACGCGCTGGCTGAAGGGATGAACCAATACGGCAATTTCGAGGCGCTGCTGCAAACGCGATTCCCCGAAAAAGAACTCATCTTCCGCAACTTCGGTTGGCCCGCCGATGAAGTCGCCAATCAACAACGTCCCGGCAGCTACACGACGATCGACGACCCGTTGGTTGTTTTTGCCCCCGACATGTTTCTCTGCTTTTTCGGATTCAACGAGTCTTTCCAAGGCCGCGAACCTGCCGCGATCGAGCGTTTCATCGCCGATTACCGCAATTACATCGAAACGATGAAGACGAAGTTTGCCAAAGATGGCAAGCAACCGACGTTTGTATTGGTCAGCCCGGTTGGCTTCGAAGCGACCGGAAATCCATTGCAGCCCGATGGTGTCGAAGAGAACAAGAATCTGGCGGCTTATACCGCTGCGATCGCCAAAATGGCTGCCGCCGACGGACACCGCTTCGTCGATCTGCACACCAAAACGAGCGAAGAATTTGCCAAGACTGCGGGCAATCAATTCACGATCAACGGCGTGCACCTGAACGAACAGGGCGATCGCTTGATGGGCGAATTGCTCGACGCGAGCCTGTTCGACGGCGAGCACCCGCTGGGCGTCGACGCCAGCAAGTTCCAAGAGGTTCGCAAATGGGTGAACGACAAATCGTGGTACCACTTGCAAGACTATCGGATGCTCAACGGCTGGTATGTCTATGGTGGACGCCGCACCTGGGATACCGAAACCTTCCCGACCGAATATCGCAAGATCCGCAACATCGTTGCAGTCCGCGACCAATACGTCTGGGACCTGGCCGCCGGGCGACCGGTTGCCGATCAGCCCGATGATTCGAAAACCGGCGAAGTCTATACGCCCGAAACGATGTTCGGCACTCGGGACGAAAACTTCCGCAAAATGCGTGAACCCGAGGAAATCAAATACCCATCGCCCGAAGAATCGATCGAGATGATGACGGTTCCCGAAGGGTTTAAGGTCGAACTGTTCGCCTCCGAACGCGAGTTCCCCGAACTGGCCAACCCGAATCAGATCGCCTTCGATAGCCGCGGACGACTGTGGGTCTCCTGCATGGCCAACTATCCCCAGTGGCAGCCCGGTTCGGCGAAGCCCAGCGATCGCTTGCTGATCTTCGAGGATACCGATGGCGATGGCAAAGCGGATAAGTGCACGCCGTTCTACGACAAACTGATCTGCCCAACCGGCTTCGAATTCTGGAACGGTGGCGTGTTGGTCGTCGACGAACCGCGGATTTTGTTCCTGAAGGATACCGATGGCGATGACCGTGCCGACGAAGTCACGCCGATCATCGATGGCATCGCGACCGACGACACGCACCATACAATGGGCGCGTGGGAGTTCTCTCACGGCGGTTTGTTGCACATGCTCGAAGGCGTCGCGCTGTCGACGACGCTCGAAACCCCATGGGGTCCGTTCCGCAACAAGGGAACCAGCGGTGGCTACATCTTCGACCTGCACTCGCTGAAGTTCAGCCACTACCGCACGCCTGGTTACGGCAACCCATGGTGTCTCGTCTTTGACGAATGGGGCAACGGGATCGTCGGCGACGGTACCAACGCCAAACAGCACTGGGTGAGTCCACTTTCCGGATTGGAAGTCAACACGCGCCGGACGATGAATCCGGTCTTCGACAACCAAGGGATGCGTCCCGCGGTCGGCAACGAATTCCTGTGGTCGCGTCAATTCCCCGACGACGTTCAAGGCCAGTTCATCTATGCCTGTGTGATCAACATGCACGGCATGCCTCGCTTTAACGTTCGCGACGAAGCGGTCGGAGCCGGTTTCGAAGGAGAACGCGTCGAAGACCTTCTGTCGTCGACCGACATGGTCTTCCGACCTGTCGATCCGAAGATTGGCCCCGACGGTGCGCTGTGGTTTGGCGACTGGTGCAACGCACTGATCGGTCACATGCAATATTCGCAGCGCGACCCGAATCGCGATCACCAACACGGCCGCATCTTCCGTTTGGTTTATGAGAACAAACCGCTGTTGGAACCGATCACGCAAGCTGGCAAATCGATCGACGAATTGCTGGAACAACTGAAGACGTATGAATTGCGAACTCGCTATCGGGTCCGTCGCGAAATTCGCGATCACGAGAAGGAAGAGGTCTACGCGGCGATCGACAAGTGGATCGATGGCGTGGACGATCCCAAACAGTTGTGCGAAGCGATGTGGATCCAAGAGAGCTTCCGCGACGTCGATACCGATCTGTTGGACAAGATCCTAGCAACCGATGAATATCGCGCTCGCGCCGCGGCGATCCACACGATCACCAACGAGATGGAGCGGATTCCGAACGCGAAGGACTATCTAGCCAAGGGCGTTACCGATCCGAACCCGCGTGTTCGCTTGGAAGCCGTCCGCGGGTTGAGCTTCCTGGGCAGCGTCGAAGCGACCGAATTGGCACTGAAGGCTGTCGACCAACCGATGGACTATTGGCT
Above is a genomic segment from Rosistilla ulvae containing:
- a CDS encoding PVC-type heme-binding CxxCH protein translates to MKSLSAWSPRFPWLMAPALLVASICSGVSGDEPTLVFDAVGKQVGEIVLVAGDEEYRSEESMPMLGKILSQKHGFKCTVVFSLSDDGSYIDPNNSAGLTGLAALDTADLMIIGTRFRAPRPEEAAHLTAFMNAGKPVIGIRTATHAFNGKGSFGDKISFAEWGRKILGEQWVSHHGKHKSQGARGVPEASSADHPILNSVEEIFAPSDVYGVIHLTDADQILMRGAVTESLDPKSPNVEGEKNDPMQPFAWLHTYEGPNGTEGKSFCTTAGAAVDLVDEDLRRMLVNAAYFLTGNEVPKQADVAYVDPFYPSFYGFIREKDYWKNADLQPSDFALGKSPAMPDPKGSPAWDFRPTKPVAAAADNAGSLPLKKGQRIAVVGNALAEGMNQYGNFEALLQTRFPEKELIFRNFGWPADEVANQQRPGSYTTIDDPLVVFAPDMFLCFFGFNESFQGREPAAIERFIADYRNYIETMKTKFAKDGKQPTFVLVSPVGFEATGNPLQPDGVEENKNLAAYTAAIAKMAAADGHRFVDLHTKTSEEFAKTAGNQFTINGVHLNEQGDRLMGELLDASLFDGEHPLGVDASKFQEVRKWVNDKSWYHLQDYRMLNGWYVYGGRRTWDTETFPTEYRKIRNIVAVRDQYVWDLAAGRPVADQPDDSKTGEVYTPETMFGTRDENFRKMREPEEIKYPSPEESIEMMTVPEGFKVELFASEREFPELANPNQIAFDSRGRLWVSCMANYPQWQPGSAKPSDRLLIFEDTDGDGKADKCTPFYDKLICPTGFEFWNGGVLVVDEPRILFLKDTDGDDRADEVTPIIDGIATDDTHHTMGAWEFSHGGLLHMLEGVALSTTLETPWGPFRNKGTSGGYIFDLHSLKFSHYRTPGYGNPWCLVFDEWGNGIVGDGTNAKQHWVSPLSGLEVNTRRTMNPVFDNQGMRPAVGNEFLWSRQFPDDVQGQFIYACVINMHGMPRFNVRDEAVGAGFEGERVEDLLSSTDMVFRPVDPKIGPDGALWFGDWCNALIGHMQYSQRDPNRDHQHGRIFRLVYENKPLLEPITQAGKSIDELLEQLKTYELRTRYRVRREIRDHEKEEVYAAIDKWIDGVDDPKQLCEAMWIQESFRDVDTDLLDKILATDEYRARAAAIHTITNEMERIPNAKDYLAKGVTDPNPRVRLEAVRGLSFLGSVEATELALKAVDQPMDYWLDYTLEHTLHALEPAWKSGEGNEGFLANSSEAAAKHFDRFRKLNGPGGAAVLPLEVADDVDASEKDRKNAIRQLAKLKGGHAGRGVEVFKRVCSACHMVGDVGKKFGPDLSDIGRRFNLEQIISSIIMPNEEISKGYETVMVLTIDGATHNGFILSEDDETLSLGIANGKQIDVLKDDIDIRKPMKASSMPEGLVKTIAPVEFLDLIAYLQNQKAVAFSKSDDGWIRSTEKNPPPMRTHGEFKEISRDAEVKLGDAFGNRDWNNDVHLFLNPLKRASWDFSFHSQHDADNPALTIRLAEESEVRHIELKNRLESEFHKRAEGLTVWTSTDGKDYQKVWAAEKPAGTYSIDLPAGTRAKYVRIGLDGKGTFHLFQGVIYGK